In one Candidatus Binataceae bacterium genomic region, the following are encoded:
- a CDS encoding amidohydrolase family protein, with amino-acid sequence MTSGTVSDGRDLPKQSEPASGVTFSGTKWLLDGTPLERRAALRGEYRDRAGWSGQFYLPEQEMRAMLRESIEDDDQLLVHAVGDRTAESFLNAMESQTRHVDWKPRRVRIEHGDGLLPDLIPRARDFGVIIVQNPSHFAFRDIFAERYGDQFDYSPARSLIEAGIPFALGSDGPLNPYLNLMFAVMHPARPSEAITIEQAVEAYTRGSAFAEFQENEKGMIAPGKLADLAVLSQDIFTVPVGQLPGTESVMTMTAGEIVYSSGALTTVD; translated from the coding sequence CTGACTTCCGGGACTGTTAGCGACGGGCGCGATCTGCCGAAGCAATCGGAGCCGGCTTCGGGAGTTACTTTCAGCGGCACCAAATGGCTGCTTGACGGGACACCGCTCGAACGGCGAGCCGCTTTGCGAGGGGAATATCGCGATCGCGCGGGATGGTCAGGACAGTTCTATCTTCCCGAACAAGAAATGCGGGCGATGCTCCGCGAGTCGATTGAAGATGATGATCAACTGCTCGTCCATGCAGTCGGCGACAGAACCGCCGAGTCGTTTCTGAACGCGATGGAATCGCAAACCAGACACGTTGATTGGAAGCCCCGGCGGGTCAGGATCGAACATGGCGACGGCCTGCTTCCCGATCTGATTCCCCGCGCGCGCGACTTCGGCGTGATCATCGTCCAAAACCCGAGCCACTTCGCGTTCAGGGACATCTTTGCAGAACGCTATGGAGATCAGTTCGACTACTCGCCCGCGCGATCGCTGATTGAGGCAGGTATTCCATTCGCGCTCGGCTCCGACGGTCCGTTGAATCCGTACCTGAACCTGATGTTCGCCGTGATGCACCCGGCACGCCCGTCTGAGGCAATCACAATCGAGCAGGCAGTCGAAGCCTATACGCGCGGCTCCGCTTTCGCGGAGTTTCAGGAGAATGAGAAGGGCATGATTGCACCCGGGAAGCTTGCGGATCTCGCGGTCCTGTCGCAGGACATCTTCACCGTGCCGGTGGGCCAGCTTCCAGGCACTGAGAGCGTGATGACAATGACGGCAGGCGAGATCGTCTATAGCTCGGGGGCGCTTACGACGGTCGACTGA
- a CDS encoding PD-(D/E)XK nuclease superfamily protein has product MGRNTNTGAVLESMVLPALKRGGYSYRKQVLVGSRPGGGRHKVDIAAEKSDDEFLISMKWQQSSGTAEQKVPFEIICLAEAIRETPSYKRGYVVLGGPGWTLRAYYVEKIQKHLVGSEAVKVLSLETFVALANEGKL; this is encoded by the coding sequence TTGGGGCGAAATACAAATACTGGAGCCGTTCTTGAAAGCATGGTGCTACCAGCGCTGAAACGCGGCGGCTACTCATACCGCAAGCAGGTGCTTGTAGGCTCGCGCCCAGGCGGTGGACGGCACAAAGTGGATATAGCCGCCGAGAAGTCGGACGACGAGTTCCTAATCTCGATGAAATGGCAGCAGAGTTCGGGCACCGCCGAACAAAAGGTCCCTTTTGAGATCATCTGCCTCGCCGAAGCTATCAGGGAAACTCCGAGCTACAAACGCGGCTACGTGGTTCTTGGCGGACCCGGCTGGACGCTCAGGGCGTACTACGTAGAGAAAATCCAAAAGCATCTCGTCGGCAGTGAAGCCGTCAAGGTACTTTCGCTTGAGACCTTCGTTGCGTTAGCCAATGAGGGCAAGCTCTGA
- a CDS encoding SDR family NAD(P)-dependent oxidoreductase, whose translation MPLKVTPEAGSDCFGRSRPSLTVPEVSAGGRESNHADANRQLRAVKRRHVTAGREEGHDLQRSNAEADRLFRELLRAADNVRFRCRLCQLAPRPPLRVAKVVARRRERLEELATKLRSRHETNVDILVADLTNATDLRQVEQRVAGDDALRMLVNNAGFGAYMPFVQLDPSRAEEQIKLQIVAPTRLTRAALPGMIARKQGTIINVSSLLAFSGSLPSPPLPARATYAATKAFLNTFTELLHSELAGTGVRVQVLCPGPCARSSTGFRASTPTARRLRR comes from the coding sequence GTGCCGCTGAAAGTAACTCCCGAAGCCGGCTCCGATTGCTTCGGCAGATCGCGCCCGTCGCTAACAGTCCCGGAAGTCAGCGCCGGTGGGCGGGAATCGAATCACGCGGATGCGAATCGGCAGCTTCGCGCGGTTAAGCGCCGCCACGTAACGGCTGGCCGGGAGGAGGGACATGATCTGCAACGAAGTAATGCCGAAGCGGACCGCCTGTTCCGCGAGCTGTTGCGCGCTGCTGATAACGTCCGTTTCCGATGCCGTCTGTGCCAGCTTGCGCCACGGCCCCCATTGCGCGTAGCCAAAGTCGTGGCGCGACGACGGGAGCGTCTTGAGGAGCTGGCCACGAAGCTACGATCCAGGCATGAAACGAACGTTGACATTCTCGTCGCCGACCTAACCAACGCCACGGACCTGCGCCAAGTCGAGCAACGTGTTGCGGGGGACGACGCGCTCCGAATGCTCGTCAATAACGCGGGTTTCGGCGCCTACATGCCGTTCGTGCAATTAGACCCATCCCGGGCGGAGGAGCAGATTAAACTGCAAATCGTCGCGCCAACGCGGCTCACGCGCGCGGCGTTGCCCGGCATGATCGCGCGCAAGCAGGGCACGATCATCAATGTCTCCTCCCTACTGGCTTTCAGCGGGTCGCTTCCTTCTCCACCTCTGCCGGCGCGCGCTACCTACGCGGCGACCAAGGCTTTCCTCAACACCTTCACCGAGCTCCTGCACAGCGAGCTCGCAGGGACCGGCGTGCGCGTGCAGGTGCTCTGCCCGGGACCGTGCGCACGGAGTTCCACTGGATTCAGGGCATCGACCCCGACCGCTCGCCGGTTGCGCCGATGA